AGCGCATAGAATCGTACAGTTGTTTGACGGGTATGTTGTGACAGAAAATATCAAACAGGTGTTATAAATTTAAAATTATCTAATTATGAAAACTTTACGCGCACTTTTGGTAACGGCTTTGGTGGTGACAGGTATGTCGGGATACGCTGGGTCCGGGGGAAATGACAAAGTAGTCCGTACCGCAGATGAAGAAAGATCCATACCCATCTCAGGTGTAAAGGCTCTGGATATCACCATAGCATGTGAATTGAATATCCGGCAGGGAGATGAAGAATCCCTCAGGATAGAGACAGACAGGAATATGTTTCGCAAGCTCGATGTGGAGGTCAGAGATGGTATTCTTTACATTGGTTCGGATGACCGGGACAGGGATTTTGGCGACCGGGATGTGGAAATTCATCTGACGGTGAAAACCCTCAATAAGATCGATATTGGGGGTGCCGTGAAGCTGAGTACAATGGGAACACTCGAAACGCCTAAGCTTGAGTTGAGTATTTCCGGTGCCGCAGATATCGATATGAACATTGCTACGGAAAAACTTTTGGCAGACTTTAGCGGAGCGGTAAAGGCGAATATTGAAGGAAAAGCCAGTTACGTGGTAATGGATATGGGCGGTGCTTCCAAGGTTGATGCAGAGGATCTGGTTACCGAAGCATTTTATCTGGATTTTAGCGGCTTTGGAAAAGCAGAGATATATGCTGAAAAGGTATTGAAGGTAGATATGTCGGGCATGGGCGTTGTACGATACGGGGGCAACCCAAGGAAAGTTGAGGCCAATTCTTCCGGTCTTGGAATTATCAGGGAACGGTAGGCAGAAGGGTGGGGAAGTCAGAGGTCGGAGGTCAGAGGTCAGAAGTCAGAGGTCAGAAGTCGGAGGTCAGAAGTCAGAAGTCAGAGCTCAGAAGTCAGAAGTCAGAGGTCAGAGGAGGCATCTAATGGATAAGACCAAAGTAAACTCTTGCTTACACCCCTGTTTCTTTACTTTCGAATTAAGAGCCGTTCGGTGATACAGTCGGCAATTATGCACGGAACCCTGAATGCTACATTTGGTTTATCGATTATGATGGTAGGCGGGGGCAATGACCTGACTACTGGTATGACCGGACTCCCCGGATTTATTGCACTTGTTGTTGTTCTTTTTATTATTTATGGCTACGATAACAGAATTTCGGGTGAGCGGATCATGTCCGGCAAAATGTCTCAAGGTTAGTAATTATACTCAATGTGACTCATGTACTAAATATCAAGGTATTTGATAATGAAAAGAAAGCTGTTTGTAAAAATTAATGACTAAAAATTGTCCACTTTTTGACATTTTCCTTCCGGCAGCAAGGGATAACCATCAAATTTACTGCTGACTCAGCCAATCAGCCAATCAGTCAATCAACCAATCATCTGAACCGGGATTTACATCGAGTAATACAATCCTGCATCGGGGCCCAGCGGAAGACCGAGAACGATCCATACGATCAGCAGCAATACCCAGGTCACGAAGAACAGAAGGGTATAGGGGAGCATGGTGGAAACTACCGTACCGATCCCCGCTTTGGGTTCATATTTCTGCATAAAAGCAATGATCAGGGCAAAAAAGCTCATCATGGGAGAGACGATGTTGGTTACGCTGTCGCCTATTCTGTAGACCACTTGTGAGAGCTCCGGTGAATAGCCCATGAACATGAACATGGGTATGAATATAGGGGCGAGGATGGCCCATTTGGCCGAGGCACTTCCCATGAGCATGTTGATGCCCCCTGCAAAGATCACAAAGAGAATCATCAGGGGAATGATGCCGAGGTTGGCAGCCATAAGTGTTTTGGCCCCTGTTATTGCCAGGATCATGCCCAGGTTGCTCCATTTAAAGTAGGCTACAAACTGGGCGGCAAAGAATACCAGTACGATATACATGGCAAGGGTTTTCATGGTTTCCCCCATGCCCTTCATTACCTGGGCATCATTGGTGTATTTGCCCGTAATAATACCAAAGACAAGGCCGGTAGCTCCGAAAAGCACAAAAATTATTGTAATCACACCCTCCAGAAGAGGAGATCTCAATATTCCCCCGTCTTCGCCTCTTAAAACTCCGTTTTCCGGGAGAATCCCCCAAAGAATCAGTCCTGCGATTAACAAAAACGTAACGAATGCCCCTAAAAGTCCTTTCTTTTCCGTACGGGTAACACGTTCCAGTTTTTCGACTTCCTGTCCTTCGCTGTTGTAGCTTCCCAGTCTTGGCACCACAACCTTTTCGGTAATCCAGGTACCTCCGATAGCTATTACGAATGTTGAGGCAATCATGAAGTAATAATTGGCTGTGGGATTAACTGTGTATTCAGGGTCCACTATGCGGGCGGCTTCCTGGGATAAACCGGCCAGCAGGGGATCAAGTGAACCCAAAATCAGGTTGGCGCTGAATCCGCCTGAAACACCTGCAAAGGCAGCGGCCATACCTGCAATGGGATGCCGGTCCAGGGCGATAAAAATCACACCGGCAAGGGGTATGAGGAGGACATAGCCTACATTGCTTGCCAGATTGGAAAGAATACCCGCCAGCACGATCACAAAGGT
The Bacteroidales bacterium DNA segment above includes these coding regions:
- a CDS encoding AbgT family transporter, with translation MIKNLFQSLFTKFLNGVERVGNALPHPATLFGIFALLALLLSGIGHWLDWQAVHPGTEEVVEPVNLLSREGLHKIILNLVDNFTGFAPLGIVLVAMLGIGIAESSGLISAVIRGLVLASPKRLLTFVIVLAGILSNLASNVGYVLLIPLAGVIFIALDRHPIAGMAAAFAGVSGGFSANLILGSLDPLLAGLSQEAARIVDPEYTVNPTANYYFMIASTFVIAIGGTWITEKVVVPRLGSYNSEGQEVEKLERVTRTEKKGLLGAFVTFLLIAGLILWGILPENGVLRGEDGGILRSPLLEGVITIIFVLFGATGLVFGIITGKYTNDAQVMKGMGETMKTLAMYIVLVFFAAQFVAYFKWSNLGMILAITGAKTLMAANLGIIPLMILFVIFAGGINMLMGSASAKWAILAPIFIPMFMFMGYSPELSQVVYRIGDSVTNIVSPMMSFFALIIAFMQKYEPKAGIGTVVSTMLPYTLLFFVTWVLLLIVWIVLGLPLGPDAGLYYSM
- a CDS encoding DUF2807 domain-containing protein, which codes for MKTLRALLVTALVVTGMSGYAGSGGNDKVVRTADEERSIPISGVKALDITIACELNIRQGDEESLRIETDRNMFRKLDVEVRDGILYIGSDDRDRDFGDRDVEIHLTVKTLNKIDIGGAVKLSTMGTLETPKLELSISGAADIDMNIATEKLLADFSGAVKANIEGKASYVVMDMGGASKVDAEDLVTEAFYLDFSGFGKAEIYAEKVLKVDMSGMGVVRYGGNPRKVEANSSGLGIIRER